The Castor canadensis chromosome X, mCasCan1.hap1v2, whole genome shotgun sequence genome includes a region encoding these proteins:
- the LOC109675714 gene encoding LOW QUALITY PROTEIN: DNA damage-inducible transcript 3 protein-like (The sequence of the model RefSeq protein was modified relative to this genomic sequence to represent the inferred CDS: deleted 1 base in 1 codon): MAAESLPFSFGTVSSWELEAWYEDLQEVLSSDENGGTYISLPGNEEEESKTFTTLDPASLAWLTEEPGPAEVTSTSHSPHSSPDSSQSSLAQEEEEEDQRRTRKRKQSIQCPAQVGKQRMKEKEQENEKKVAQLAEENERLKQEIERLTKEVEATRRALIDRMVNLHQA; the protein is encoded by the exons ATGGCAGCTGAGTCATTGCCTTTCTCCTTTGGGACAGTGTCTAGCTGGGAGCTGGAAGCCTGGTATGAGGACCTGCAAGAGGTCCTATCCTCAGATGAAAACGGGGGTACCTATATCTCACTCCCgggaaatgaagaggaagaatCAAAAACCTTTACCACTCTTGACCCTGCATCTCTAGCTTGGCTGACT GAGGAGCCAGGACCAGCAGAGGTCACAAGCACCTCCCACAGCCCTCATTCTTCTCCAGACTCCAGTCAGAGCTCCCTGgcacaggaggaagaggaagaagaccaAAGAAGAACCAGGAAGCGGAAACAAAGTATCCAGTGCCCAGCCCAGGTTGGGAAGCAACGcatgaaggaaaaagaacaggagaatgaaaagaaagtggCACAGCTAGCTGAAGAAAATGAACGGCTCAAGCAGGAAATTGAGCGCCTGACCAAGGAAGTAGAGGCAACACGCCGAGCTTTGATTGACCGAATGGTTAATCTGCACCAAGCATGA
- the LOC141419909 gene encoding DDIT3 upstream open reading frame protein, with amino-acid sequence MLKMSGWQRQSQNQNRNLRRECSRRKCIFIHHHT; translated from the coding sequence ATGTTGAAGATGAGCGGGTGGCAGCGACAGAGCCAAAATCAGAATCGGAACCTGAGGAGAGAGTGTTCCAGAAGAAAGTGTATCTTCATACATCACCACACCTGA